DNA from Toxoplasma gondii ME49 chromosome X, whole genome shotgun sequence:
CCTCGTTTTCTGGTTTCAGGGCGAAGTGGGAAAACATAATCGCCAGGGACCCTCGAGCGTCACTGGGGAGCTCACCTACGCCCGGTGTCTCGTCTGTGGCTGCTCTAACTCGGTGATGTCTGTCGGGGCCGCAAAATCTGAGAACTGTTTCGTGAAAAAACTGTTATCCCGGTGAAATATCGACGGTCAGTTGATCTCAAGAACCGTGCATAATTCAGAACTAAAGTGATGTGATACATCTGACTCTAAAGTGACGTTAGACGCGACACTGTGTCTGTTCTGTCTGATTCTCCGATTTGTGTTGGCAACACCCAGCAAAAACTTACTGAAGTAAAACACACCAACTTGCCCAGTGAGTGTGCATAGATTCCTCGAGGTACAGAGTGATCGCAGCACACCCGCCCAACGGATATATGGTTTCAGTGGCGAAAGACCAGACAGGCGAAACGGGTGCGGGGAGGTTAGTATTGTTTTGCGTTGCTAGAAGGCATGATGAGTTTTAACGAGAGTTTGACACAGTCCTGGGTTCACACACAACGCGTTAGGAAGCCGCCTGCAACACCGCTTGCTGCTGCATAGCGTCCGTGCACTTTTTGAGCCTGTCGAACGGCAacaagagcagaagaaggtaCTCTGGACAGGAGCGAATTTGGCAGCTCCCCTCCATGTTggcgtcttcctcggctgCCTCCTGGCTCgcgtgtttcttctgcttccctgcTCCAGGCCCACTGCTTCCTTCAACAGCAGACACGCGCGCCTGCAGCAGACACACTCATAAAAAGATAGGTGGCAGGAGATCTGTTGCTGGCGCGCTCGAATAGAGACGCGACGACGCAGTTGTGAACCTTTATGCAAAGGCCTCAGATGGCTATTGCTGGTGTTTGAGCCATGCACGATTGTCATAAATGAACCCCCACACACCTGCCCAGCATTCGTGCATGCGATTAGTTGACATGCCGCCAACTTGAttctgtctgtttccgtTCCTATGATTGGGCGTACGTACACATATGATGTTATGCATGTCTAAATTCCAGCAAGGATACAACGGCATTCCCACTTATCTTCCGCTCAATGTGTTCTGCATACCTAGATCATCATCTCAGTGTCtccccatatatatatatatatatatatatatatatatatatgtatatatgcgtatatcGCTGTTGAAAACGCGATGAAAGACAGCACATCAAACTGAAGACCGCTCGGTTGAAAGGGCCTCAGTGCAGCGAAGAGCCAAGTCTCTCCTTGACCTCTCAGTGCGCCGCAGGTACAGTTGATACTCACGGATGAGCCCGTGGGGCAGGTGAAGTAAGAGGTAGCCACTTTGAGAAGTTCCTCGTCCTCGGGGTGGGGGAAGAATGCCTTGAAACCTGAGGACAGAGAGTCGTCACAGACAGTTGCGACTCCTGCCGACATAGCCATTTTCACGTGTACCTGCATACTCGGGTCGTACGTTTTCCCGTACAAATTGTCCACAGCTGCATGCCTGCCTTAcgagtgtctctgtctctctacgAGCTGAATGGCCAACTTTGACTGGCGTTTCTCTATCCCTCACCCTCTCCGGTAGTTTTGCCTGCTGGCATGTTGCAGTATGGAGTGTCTGTGTATCGAGATGCCAATCGACATTCGAAAACAGATACAGCGGCAGTTTCAGTAATGATTCGCTCAGTGTGTTCCACTTGTCTCGACCGCGCCTTTCCGGTAGAAACCGCTTCCTTTCGTGCTTGGGCGCTCCATCAAATTTCGCAACTGTGTAAATTCTCTGATCGACACGACAGGCGGGAGCCTCAGTAACGTCTAGCTCACCCAGTGGCTCGTCGCCCTTGGCTTTCTTCGGCCCCGTTGTCGGGCCTGCGTCAGCCTCTTTGTACACCCTGACGTCGAtaagaaaacagaaagccAAAAGGAGAAAGCAAAATGCACTTTTCATTGTTTCCGCCACCGCCGTTTGCCAATACGCACGGGGACTTCCTAAACGGACGAAAGCGGCGCGTCTCGCGGGTGAGGCTCAGGCTTCGCGCTGCTCTAGAAGACAGCACGTCgcttttttcctccttctgcgCGTCTGCTGCTGGCTCCGTCacccttcctttctctctcctcttaTTGCTCCCTCTCGCATTTGCCCTCTGTCTTTCTATGGGATGCAAGCATCGACATCTCTTGTTGTTTCCTTGCCTCGTAAGAACGACGACGTGTGTGTAGTTGTAGAACGgtcgttcctcttcgtccaTTTCCTCAGTCGCCAAGCTCCAGTTCACATCttccaagagagaagaaaacatcgTGGGAATGAGGGCGGGGGGCGTGTTGCTCACGCGTTCCTTCACCATCCACCCGCAGTTGACGTTGTGTTTCAGCTGCTTTTTCGAGTCGTGCTTTCCGACAGATTCCTCCGATTCAGGGGAGAGAATTGCCTCTGCGCCACAGATGACACCGCACGAGCGCAAAGGCCTccagatgcagaagagaacCACGGCTGCGACCAAGTGTGCTCCACAGCCTCTACGACACACTCGCGCAGAACCACCAGGGATGAGAAGGGACCGGAGAAAAGCggggagggaaggagaggacacGAGGCCAcaacaggagaagaagcaaagaagaaacaacggTTGGAACCTACGCGTGAAAACTCACGAGGGGAAGACTCACCGAGTTTCGCCTTCATGCCAGCTGGGGCGTGTTCACTGAGAAAACGAGcaaggaagggagacagcaaaAGGGGCAGAGTCTACACCAAGTaaaagaagccgaagagcGCCTAAAGATCCCTTTGGACTTCCCTTCGCTCAGCACTGATCTTCCTTTTCTACTCACTCGTTCTGGGTCTGCCAGGATGGTGCACCTTCAATAGAAGGGGGAAAACCTCCCTCGTTCCGCAAGAAACCCAAGTCGAGTTTACATCCCTTCTCAGACACGAAGGCAACACGCACGTACTAGAGCTCCCAGtccgtctttttctgctccGTCACTTTTCGCCTCTGCTTAAATGTTTCCGCTGGACTTACGCAGCCAAGCGTAGGAAGGCATCCCGGAAAACATCCGTCGCTTCGGGATActggcgaagagaaagaagagagagaaagccgacGACTGGCGCATTCTCGTCGACttggtcttcctcttcttcggggACTGCCTTCAGCAAGGACCCGACATTTCCCTGCAGGAagagagcatgcagaggaaactCCAACGACAAAGTCCAGGTGTGTTGCTCTTCCAAAACTCGAATTCTAATTTTTCGCGTTTGTTCCTTTTCCCCTCCGAGGAACGCTGTGCGCGAGGCTTCCAGCTACGACGAGTCGAAGTCTGTGGCCTAGACGTCCGGATGAGGGCGAGACGCAAGGAGCGGAGGAACGCGGAAAACCGCTGACAACGCACATTCTGTGTTTTCCCACCCTTTGTCCCCATGCGGCGGAAgccagacggagagagacgagagacgcagatgcGAAAAAGAGcctcgagaggaaaagaacgcCTAGGGGAGGGAAGACGGAACAACACGCACTTGGTTAGCAATCGCCTCGGCCAACGACCGCAGAGCCCCAGAGGAGATCTTCAAATGCACGTCGAGTCGAGACTGGCGAAGCAGAGCAAGAAccgcttctgtcgcttcctcgtgAGGATCGAACAAGCCAAAGGAGGCCCGGACTGTCTCCTAAAGGAACGCAAACAAAGCCACCGAAACAGAGATGTGCATCTGCATACACGTGTGGAAAACGATAAATAGGTATATGCAGAAAGTCCTATATAATATATACTTAAATATATGCACGTTCATGCATTGAGTTATTGGGGCTCCGGCCTCAGTCAGATATCGTTTATAACGTATATTTGCGCATGTTAAGTCTTGTGTACGATTCAACAGGTTACGTGGCTTCTCGACTGAAATGGACTGCGCCTTTCCGTCTACATTGGTGGGGTAGTATGACGTTCTACAGAATTGCTTGGCGGCAAGGGTCCAGCTCAAACCTCCACTCACTGTGAGGTCTgtatcctcttcttcgtctgcttcgtcttcaccgtcttctccctgtcgTAGAAGTTCCTCCTTGGTCCTCGCTTTGAACTGGATTTCGTCTccgtcatcttcttcgtcactgGAACTTTCTTCGGCGCGCTCCTCGGCATTCAcgacgtcttcgtctctctttcttcgtcggtCGCCCTCGCCAGAAACAGCGGCTTCGACTGTCTTATTGCTTCCCTTCATCTTCCGTGAGTGAGCGACTGTCGtggcggagacgcagaggacgcgaagaCGGGGGGGGGACTCTGGGCACCGAGGTGAGCAGGTCTTAGAAAGGGAGAGGCAATTATTGCTCCTagcagatgaagaaaagTTGAGAGGCACTGGAGAGTCTAGGCCACTGTTCGGCGGCAGACGGACGGGACTCAATCCCGGCAGGGCCCCGAAGTCGTCGAGCCCAGACGAGCGGACACGGCGAGATAGCGGAACAACGAGACAGGGTCCAGGGGAGTAGACCCCGCGGCGTGCTTCACaaagggaaaagagaaaagcaatAGAGGCAAACGAATTGCAAGAACGGTGGAATCCTGCGCAGAGATACCCACGCCTCGAAGGATACTACAGCGACAGCCTCGTAGGGCATCCGCGCTGTCGATGGCTCGCGTCGACTTTTCTCGGAGACGGCAGGGTATGTCCCTTACCGACGAGACGAGACTACGTTACGCGGAGATCAGGGTCAAATTACAGAGACTTTCCGTCTTGAGAAAAACACGTTAGAAACGCAGCAAAGTGACTCCTGCAAAGCCGTCTTCGGCCTTTCATTGGAACACCGCCAAGAGCAAGCTGTCCAGCCCCAGACACTCCGCTTTTCTTGGGGTCGTCAGGCAAACAGCACACAACCTGCGGGCAGatcagagaagaaggcagcttCAGTCGGAGAAAGGCCGGAGACACTGTCCTTTCTCCCGAATCTCTGGTTGAAAGTCGGGCTTTTTGACAATATGAGAGCGGCGATGGTCTCTCGATGGTCGGCAAGTCTGAAGGCGCCTCTGGAAACAATGTTTGGAAGGAACGGAAGTCTCTGGGACAATCGAGACAGCCCTCCTTTCTGTGGCGAAACGCTCTGCgcacgtttttctctccgtgcCGCCGCAAAGAAGAACCGTGGGGTTCGTTGCAATCTGTCTGGATGagacaacgcatgcacggtTGCGTAGTCGTAGCTGGGACCTCCAAAGGCGCGCAAGTAGGAAAGCGAATCGGCTTATATTCCGGTTGCCGCGGGCGCCAGCGTGTCCAATTTTTCTGGGAGGGGAGGACGACCCACTGTTTTGGAAAGAAGCCCCGCGAGGCTCGCGGTtacttctctcttccctgaGTTTTTAATCCAGTGAAAAGAAGGCagattctcttctcttgttgCGGGAGCTCTTCCGGATCGACAAAATGGGAGCCTACAAGTGAGTGGCGTCAGACTTGTTTCGCAGTTTGGTGGCTTCGACAGCAAAATTGACGGCAACAGAGAACCCCTTTTTGTGGGGACAAGAGACTCCGGCAATTCACGAGCATTCGCAGCCGTCTGGTTTGTTTTTATCTACCAATGGATCTGAACTGGATTTAGTTGTCGGGTGCTCCCGTTTTTTTGGATCGAGACCGCGTGTTCTGGTTGGAATTTGCCTTGGTTCGGTTCGTGACATCAGCGTCTGCATTTTCTGGTTGCGGCACAACAGCGTAGGCGGGACAGGTCGCGTAGAACTGCATGGCTTTCGGAGCTGTAGCTTATTGAGTGTGTCTGTGGCCCCTGTAAGCGGTGCATCTCTCTCCCAGGACTTCGGCGATGCACCTTTGTCGGGCGACTGGAGCGGATGACTGCTGGGGGCAATACGAAGTCAGAAATGCGGGGCCGACGGCAATTAGCATACCCCCTCAACTGCGTCGGGCCGATACagagtgtacatacactgcaGCATTTTCTCTTGTCCCGTTGTTCAGTTGTGTTTTTTTGTCGCGGAGGTTCTGGCGTGTGCGGCGACCTGTTTCGGGAGACGGCAGGTGGACAGCGGTTGCGAGGTTGCATGCTCAGCGCCTACTCGTGTTGAAACGCTGCCTGTTTCCACTGCTCAGGTTTCTTCCGCTCTACTGTGTAACATTGCCGGTGTCTATCAACGACGCGTTCTGTGTGAATGCATGCCGATGTGCTTGACAGTT
Protein-coding regions in this window:
- a CDS encoding hypothetical protein (encoded by transcript TGME49_228490), whose protein sequence is MKGSNKTVEAAVSGEGDRRRKRDEDVVNAEERAEESSSDEEDDGDEIQFKARTKEELLRQGEDGEDEADEEEDTDLTETVRASFGLFDPHEEATEAVLALLRQSRLDVHLKISSGALRSLAEAIANQGNVGSLLKAVPEEEEDQVDENAPVVGFLSLLSLRQYPEATDVFRDAFLRLAAEHAPAGMKAKLEAILSPESEESVGKHDSKKQLKHNVNCGWMVKERVSNTPPALIPTMFSSLLEDVNWSLATEEMDEEERPFYNYTHVVVLTRVYKEADAGPTTGPKKAKGDEPLGFKAFFPHPEDEELLKVATSYFTCPTGSSARVSAVEGSSGPGAGKQKKHASQEAAEEDANMEGSCQIRSCPEYLLLLLLPFDRLKKCTDAMQQQAVLQAAS
- a CDS encoding hypothetical protein (encoded by transcript TGME49_228480), with the protein product MRCLIQTDCNEPHGSSLRRHGEKNVRRAFRHRKEGCLDCPRDFRSFQTLFPEAPSDLPTIERPSPLSYCQKARLSTRDSGERTVSPAFLRLKLPSSLICPQVVCCLPDDPKKSGVSGAGQLALGGVPMKGRRRLCRSHFAAFLTCFSQDGKSL